The region TTCACCCACGCCTATGCGCGGGCCGACAAGCTGCTCTACGAAGCCAAGGCCTCGGGCCGCAATCGCATGGTCATGGAATATGTCGACCGGCAGGCGGACGCACCGAGCAGCTGGCGCGCCCGCGCAGCCTAGAGCCTCACGCGAAAGTCACGACGCGCCGCACTGCTGGCGCCATTCACGGTAGCGCTTGGCCCGCTTGTTCGCGCGCATCTGGTCGGCGAGCAGCGCCTTGACCGGCCAGCCGCCCATGCCGGGCTGCTTGCCCGCCGCCATCCGTTCGATCTGAGCCTTGGTCAGCGCCATGGTCGCAAGGCCCTTGAGCGAGGCGTTCTTCCAGCCGACCTGCGGCAGCTCCGCTTCGGCATTGCTCTGCTCGCGCCAGTGATTGGGCAGGTCGGGATCGCTCGCCATGGCCCGCGCGATGCCGAGAAGCTCGACCCCGAAGCCCTGCTCGTCATGCTCGAGCGCTGCCTCGGCGGTCGAAAGTTTCGTGATGCCGCCGGTGACCATGATCGGCATGTCGGCGACCTTCGCGATGTCGCGGGCGAAATCGATGAAATAGGCCTCGCGCTCGCCGGTCGAGCCTTCCTGCGGATTGCCCTGCATCGCCGGGCTCTCGTAGCTTCCGCCCGACAGTTCGACGAAATCGAGCCCGTGGCCATTGAGCCATTCGACGACCTGGCGCGCATCCTCGAACGCGAAGCCGCCGCGCTGGAAGTCCGCCGAGTTGAGCTTGAGGCCGACGCCGAAAGACAGCTTCACCCGCTGGCGCACTTTCTCGACGATCTGCAGCAGGAAACGCGCGCGGTTTTCGAGGCTGCCGCCCCATTCATCCTCGCGCCGGTTGGTCAGTGGCGAGAGGAACTGGCTGACGAGATAGCCATGCGCGCCGTGAATCTGGATACCGTCGAAGCCCGCGTCCTGCGCTGCTTCCGCAGTGTCGGCGAAGCGGGTGATGATCGTCTCGATCTCGCGCACGGTGAGCGCGCGGACCGGCGCGAAGAGATCGGAGAACTTGCCGAGATCGAGCGCCACGCCCGAAGGCGACACCGCCGTCTCGCCGAGGCTCTTGTACATCTGCCGTCCCGGGTGGCTGATCTGCAGCCAGAACTGCGCGCCGCCCGCCTTGCCGATTTCAGCCCATTTGCGAAACGGCTCGAGATCGGTGCCTTTCTCCAGCACTACGCCGCCCGGTCCGGTGAGGGCGGAAGGATCGACCATGACGTTGCCCGACAGGAGCATCCCCACCCCGCCCTTCGCCCAGCGATCATAGAGCGTGAACAGCCGCTCGCCGGGATACTGGCCCGGCTGCTCGGCAAGGTTCTCCTCCATCGCCGCCTTGCACAGGCGGTTGGACAGCGTGCTGCCGTTGGGCAGGTCGAGCGGCGTAAAAAGCGGCGAATTCGCCATGTGTCAGTTCCCCTGTTCGACCCTGAAAGGCGCGATGATTTCGGGCCGGACGCGCGCCAGCCGCCCGGTCTCGCGATGGAGCATCGCCCATGTGGTAAGCGCCGAGACGATGACCTTGCCCGCATCGTTGCGGAAGTCGACCCGGCGGGTGGACTTCGCCCCATGCGCATCGCCTTCGATCCAGGTTTCGCCGGTCACGCTTTCGCCTTGCGAAATATTGCCCCGGTAATCGATCTCGTGACGCACCACGAGCCAGACGAAATCGCGCGCATCCTCGGGCCGCGCGACCGCGTCCCAATGCGCGGTCGCCATGTCCTGGATCCACTGCACCCACACGGCATTGTTGACGTGACCCATCACGTCGATGTGCTCTGCCCCGGCGGTGAAGGTCTTTGCGAACTTGCCGCTCAATTGTCCTCTTCCGTCAGGCCGAGCTGCCACAGGATGAAGGCGTATTCCTCTGCCGTTTCGTAAAGCGAGGAATAGCGCCCCGACTTGCCGCCGTGGCCTGCGCCCATGTTGGTTTTGAGCAGCAGTTCGTTGTCGTCGGTCTTCACGTCGCGCAGCTTGGCGACCCACTTGGCCGGCTCCCAATAGGTGACGCGCGGGTCGTTCAGCCCGGCGGTGACAAGCATCGGCGGGTAATCCTGCGCGACGGTCTGGTCGTAGGGGCTGTAGCTCAGGATGTAGGCGAAGGCCTGCTTGCTCTCGATCGGGTTGCCCCATTCCGGCCATTCGCCCGGCGTGAGCGGCAACGTCGTATCGAGCATGGTGTTGAGCACGTCGACGAAAGGTACGTCGGCAACCACTGCGCCCCACAGGTCGGGATCGGTGTTGACGATCACGCCCATCAACTCGCCCCCGGCCGAACCGCCGCTGGCGGAAAGCTTGCCTTTCTCGGTGTAGCCCTTGTCGACCAGGCCCTTGGCGACGTCGACGAAGTCGTTGAACGTATTGGTCCGCTCGTTGAGCTTGCCCTGCAGATACCAGCGCCGTCCGAGGTCGTCGCCGCCGCGAATATGCGCGATGCCATAGGCCATCCCGCGATCGAGCAGGCTGAGGCGCGAGGAGGAAAAGCCCGGCGGTACGGCATAGCCGTAGGCGCCATAGGCATAGAGATGCAGCGGTCCCGGGCCGTCCGGGCGATCCTTGCGATAGACCACGCTGACCGGGACCATCGTGCCGTCGCGCGCCTCGATCGTCAGGCGCTCGGTCGCATAGAGCGAGGGATCGTAGCCGCTCGGGATTTCCTGCTGCTTGAGCAGTTCGAGCCGCGCATCGGCGACATGGTAGTCATAGACCGAATCCGGCGTGACCATGCTCTCGTAAGTGAGGCGCAGCTTGCCGACATCGTATTCGGGATTGTTCGACAGGCCGGTCGAATAGCTCGCTTCGGGGAAGGCGATCGGCGTCACTTTCGATGCATCGTCGTAGGAACGGATCTGCACCTGGTCGAGGCCTGCAAGGCGGCCTTCGGTGACGTAGAAGTCCTTGAACAACTCGAAATCGGTCAGGTAGAATTCATCCGATCCGGCGATCAGCGTGCTCCACTCGCCCGGCGTTTCCAGCGGGGCGGTCGCGAGGCGGAAGTTCACATGCTCGTCGTTCGTGTGGACAAAGACCGTGCCGTCACGGATGTCGAGCGAGTATTCGACGCCCTTCTTGCGCGGCCTGACGAGGATCTGTTCGCCCAGCGGGTCGTCCGCACGCACGAGGCGAACTTCGCTGGTCTCGTTGTCGCCTGCGCCGATGATCAGCCAGTCTTCCTGCGCGGACAGGCCGGTGCCGACGCTGAAGCCTGCGTCTTCCTCGTGATAGATCTCGACGTCCTCGTCGGCATCGGTGCCGACCGAGTGGACGCGCACATTGTCGACGCGCCAGTTGGCATTCGCCTTGCCGTAGACGATCACGCTGTCCCCCGCCGCCCACACGAGGCCGGTGCGCGTGTCGGGAATCGCATCGTCCAGCAGCTCGCCGGTCTGCAGATCCTTGATCCGCGCGATGTAGCGCTCGGCCCCGCTCGTATCGGTCGAATAGGCGAGATAGCGGCCGTTCTTGCTGACCGAGAAGGCCCCGAGGCGGAAATATTCCTGCCCTTCGGCAAGCTCGTTCTCGTCGAGAATCAGTACCGGATCGCCGCCCGCTACGGGCCGGCGGTAGTGCTTGCGGTATTCCTTGCCCTCTTCGAATTCGGACCAGTAGACCCAGTCGCCGTCCTTCTGGGGCACGGTCGAATCGTCTTCCTTGATCCGGCCCTTAAGCTCTTCGAAGATCGTCTCGACCAGCTGCTTGCGCGGTGCCATGCGCGCTTCGAACCAGGCATTCTCCGCCTTGACGTAATCGAGCACGTCCTCGTCATCGACCGTCGGGTAGGACTGGTCCTTGAGCCAGAAATACGGGTCTTCGATGGTGATGCCGTGATAGCTGTAGCTGTGGTCGCGCTTTTCGGCGACGGGCGGCGCGCTGGGCTGTTGCTCGCTCAAGCTTGCGGTGTCCTCTTGGGCTGCGACCGTCACGCTGCCTGCCGGGATGGCGGCAATGCTCGTGGCAAGGGCAATGGCGGTCAGGGAAATCTGCGTCATGGATGGTTCGTCCTGTGGCGGAAGATTCGGCGGGTGGAAAGCCCCGCCCGGGAAGCCTATGTTGGCCCGCATCAAGCGGCAAGACCGCTCGCACGCGAACACGCAAGATTACAGGACGTACCCCCATGCTGATGCAAACCCACGAAGCCCGACTCGCCGCCCTGCGCGAGGAACTGAAGAAACGCGATCTCGACGGTTTCGTGGTGCCGATCAGCGACGAGCATATGAGCGAATATATCGGCAGCTATGCCCAGCGCCTCGCCTGGCTGACCGGTTTCGGCGGCTCGGCGGGTGCGGCGATCGTGCTGCGCGACCATGCCGCCATGTTCGTCGACGGGCGCTACACCATCCAGGTGCGCGACCAGGTCGACGGGAAGCTCTACGACTATTGCCAGATCCCGCAGGAAAGCATGGGCAAGTGGCTGCTCGCCAATGCTCCGGAAGGCGCGAAGATCGGCTATGACGCATGGCTCCACACGCGCGGCTGGGTCGAGGCGACGTCGAACGCGGTGGCGAAGAAGGGCATCACCCTCGTCGCGACCGAGGGCAATCCGGTCGACAGCGTGTGGCAGGACCGCCCCGAACCCTCCAAGGCGCAGGCCGTCGTCCACCGCGACGAATATGCCGGCCGCTCGAGCGCGGAGAAGCGCAGCGAGGTCGCCGACTGGCTCAAATCCGAAGGCTATGATGCAGCAGTGATCTCGGCGCTCGATTCGATCGCATGGCTGCTCAACATCCGCGGCAACGACGTCGATCGCACGCCGGTCGCGCTGTCCTATGTCATCGCCCATGCCGACGGCACGGCGGAGCTCTTCATCGCTTCCGAGAAAGTCACGCCCGAGCTGGAAAAGCACCTCGGCAATGCAGTGACGATCCGCGAGCGGACCGAGTTCGAACCCGCGCTTGCGCAGATGAAGGACAAGACCGTCAGTATCGATCCCGATTTCGGCGTCGAGGCGATCTTCCAGGCGCTCGAGACAGCCGGCGCCAAGCCAGTGAGCGAGCGCGATCCGGTGATCGTGCCCAAGGCGGTCAAGAACGAGGCCGAACAGCAGGGCCACCGCGATGCGCAGGCGCGCGACGGCGCGGCGCTGGCGAAGTTCCTCTACTGGCTCGCGACCGAAGCGCCCAAGGGCGGCGAGACCGAGCTATCCGCCGTCGCCGCACTGCGCGCATTCCGCGAGGAAACGGGCCTGCTCAAGGACCAGAGCTTCGACACGATTTCCGCCGCCGGTCCGCATGCCGCGATCCCGCATTACCGGGTGGACGAAGAATCGAACCTGCCGATCGCGCCGGGCAGCATCTTCCTGTGCGATTCGGGCGGCCAGTATCTCGACGGCACGACCGACATCACCCGCACCGTTTGGATCGGGACAGAGGACGGCAGCGCCGAACCGACCCCCGAACACAAGGACCGCTTCACCCGCGTCCTCAAGGGCCATATCGCGCTCGCCATGGCGCGCTTCCCCGACGGGACGAGCGGCGGCCAGCTCGACGCGCTCGCCCGCCAGTTCCTGTGGCAGGCAGGGGTCGATTATGCCCACGGCACCGGCCACGGCGTCGGCAGCTATCTCGGCGTGCATGAAGGCCCGCAGCGCATCGCCAAGGCGACCGGCCCGCAACCGGGAACCGGCGAGCCGCTGCGCGCTGGCATGATCCTCTCGAACGAGCCGGGCTACTACAAGGGCGGCGACTACGGCATCCGGATCGAAAACCTCGTCCTCACCGTCGCGCAGGATATTCCCGGCGCGGAAGGCGACTATCTCGGCTTCGACACGCTCACTTTCGTGCCGATCGACCGCACGCTGGTCGATACCGACCTGCTGACCGCAGAGGAGATCGGCTGGTGGAACCGCTACCACGCCAAGACCCTCGAAATCCTCGCGCCGCAGCTGTCGGGCGACGTGCTCGCCTTTGTCGAGGATGCCTGCCGTCCGCTGTGATGCCTTGCGGCTTGTGACCGCTCCGATGTTCTAGTAATGTTCTCTTTGGTCGCGAGTCGCCTGAGGAGGATTACCAATGATCGGATATGTAACGCTGGGCACGAATGACTTGCCGCGTGCCGCCAAGTTCTACGACGCCGTCGCCAAGGAAATGGGCGTCGGGCGGATGATGGATTTCGACACTTTCATCGCATGGGGCGAATGGGACGGCGGCGCGGGCATCGCCGCGACCAAGCCGTTCGACGGCAAGGAAGCGAGCGTCGGCAACGGCACGATGGTCGCGATCCAGGCCAAGGATGCCGACCATGTGAAGCGCATCTACGATACCGCGATGGCCAATGGCGGCAGCGACGAGGGCGCGCCGGGTCCGCGCGGCGAGGCGGACGAGCGCGGCAATGTCTTCTACGCGGGCTATTTCCGCGATCCGGACGGCAACAAGCTCAACGCCTTCTGCATGGTCCCGGCAGGTGGCTGAGCCGCGCAGGCTGGCGGACAACTGGCTCCACCTCGGCCTCGGCGCGAGTGCCGAGGTGCTCGAACCGTTCGACGGCATGGAATGGTACGAGCGCTACGGCGCCGCCCATGCCGCCGACGGGAAAGAAGGCAGGCTCGTCTCGCAGCACAGCTTCACCGAAGGCTGGCCGACATGGGAAATGCATCCCCACGGTCACGAGGTCGTCATCTGCACCGATGGCGAGATGCTGCTGACGCAGGAATTTCCCGATGGCCGGCGCGAGCAGGTGACGCTCACCGCGGGCGAATATGCGATCAATCCGCCCGGCGTGTGGCATATCGCCGACATCGAAAACTCTGCGACCGCGATCTTCATAACTGCAGGCGAAGGGACCGAGCACCGCCCGCGCTGACTGTCGGGCAGGTGAACGGGCCGACCGGCACGACACAATTCGTTACAAACAAGCTGCGAACCGGGATAAAGCTGCGACATTGCAGGCCTAGAAGGACATCACGAGCTGCGGCGACCCTCCCAGTCCCCTCCCCCTCCCGAGAGGTTGCCGCAGCTCAAATGTTTCGACGAACCGGAGAGCACATGATGCGCAAACTGACCCTTACCCTTTCCGCCGCCGCGCTGGTCCTGACCGGCGCAGGCGTCGCCTATGCCGACCATCACGGCAAGACCAACCCCGACACCAATTCAGACGGCGTCGTCTCCACCGCCGAGCACAAGGCGCATGCAACCGCCATGTTCGAGAAGATGGATGCGAACGGCGACGGTGTCCTCAATGCCGCCGACCGCCAGGCCCACCAGGCCGAGCGCTTCGCCAAGGTCGACACCAATGGCGATGGCGAACTGTCGCAGGCCGAAATGCAGGCCGCACGCGAAGCCCGCCGCGCCCGCATGGAAGAACGCCGCGCCAACCGCGCCGAACAGCGCTTCGCCCGTCTCGACACGGACAACTCGGGCGGCGTGAGCCAGGCCGAGCTCGAAGCCGGCCGGGAAATGATGAAGGAACGTCGCGGCGATCGCCGGGGCCATGGAATGCGCGGCCGTCGTGGCGGCCACGGCCCGATGGCGATGCTCAAGCGTGCCGACACCAATAACGACCAGGCCGTCTCGCTCGCCGAATTCACCGCCGCAGCCGACCAGCGCTTTGCCCGCATGGACGCCAATGGCGACGGCCAGGTGAGCGCCGAGGAACGCCAGGCCGCCCGCGAAGCGCGCAAGGCCGCCCGCATGGAACGCCGGGGCAACCGGTAAGCCTTGTCGCTCGGCCTGTCGGCCAGCTAGGCAGGATCTGAATGGTGGACGATCACGCACCCGTGACCCTGCTGCTGGTCGATGACGAAGCGACCCTGCGCGAACCCCTGGCCGAGTATCTCGCTCGCCAGGGGTTCGTCGTGCATGAAGCCGAAAGCGCTGCGCGTGCGCGAAGCTCGCTCGTCGAGCTGACCCCCGATCTCGTCCTGCTCGATATCATGATGCCTGGCGAGGACGGGCTTTCGCTGTGCCGCCACCTCGTCGAAACGCGCGAGCTGCCGGTCATCCTCCTCACCGCGAAGGGCGAGGCGACCGACCGGATCATCGGCCTCGAAATCGGGGCGGACGACTATGTCACCAAGCCGTTCGAACCGCGCGAGCTCGTCGCCCGCATCCGCTCGGTCCTGCGCCGTGCGGGGCGCGCGGTCGCGGCGCCCGAAGAAGACGCGCAGTACGAATTCGAAGGCTGGCGGCTCGATCCGATGAAGCGCAAGCTGACCGATCCCGAAGGTGTGCTGGTCTCGATCTCGACCGCCGAGTTCCGCATGCTGCGCGCCTTCCTCGACAATCCGAAACAGGTACTCGACCGCGACCGCCTGCTCGACATGGTTCAAGGCCGCGAAGCGCAATTGTTCGACCGCGCGGTCGACAACCAGGTCAGCCGCCTGCGCCGCAAGATCGAGGCCGACAGCAAGAACCCGCAATTCATCCTCACCGTGCGCGGTGGCGGCTACCGTTTCGGTGCCAGCGTGAAGCGCGTCGCCGCCGGGGAGAACTGAGATGCGCCTGTGGCCCAAGAGCCTGCTCGGCCAGACATTGCTGGCCGTCGCCGCCGCCCTGCTGGTGGCGCAGGCCGTCACTTCGGTGCTGCTCTACCGCGTGGCGGAGAACCGGCGCGAGGAAGGCGTGCTGACGGCAGCCACCTTCACGCTCTGGGGCGCGCCCGCTTTCCGGCGCGACCGGGGCGAGGAGCTGCTGGCGAGGGGCGAGCGCCGCATGCGCGCACCCGACGGCATGCGCCGAGGCAACCGGCGCGGCGAGCGACCGCTGCGGGGCGAAGTGACCCAAGCCTACCCGCTGCTCGACGACGAGAAAAGCAGTACCGAATGGGCTGGCGAACTCGAAACCAGGCTGCGCGGCCTCGGTCTCGAGCCGATCGAGGTTCTCGCCACCGTCCGCCATGCGCGCGACGACCGCACCCTCCAGCAAAGGTTGCAGCGCTGGCCCGCGACCGCCCAGCGCATGGACTTGCAGCGCGGCCGGATCTTCGTCGCCGCGGTCCGCTGGGAAGAGGGCGGCGCCTGGCATGTCGCGCGCGTTCCCTATGCCCGCAATGACCGGCGCGTACTGTTCGTCACCGCGGCGCAGACGTTCGTCATGTTCCTGCTGCTGATGGTGGTGCTCTATTTCCTCCTGCGCCGGATAACCCGTCCTCTCGCCGAACTGACCGGCCGGACGGAGCGCTTCACCGCCTCGCAGGTTGCAGAGCAGCCGCTTGCGTTGCGCGGGCCGGAGGACGTGCAGCGCCTGATCACCGCGCATAATGCGATGGAAACGCGCATCGCCTCGCTGCTCGATGAAAAGGACGTGATGCTCGGTGCGATCGGGCACGACCTCAAGACGCCGCTCGCCGCGCTGCGCGTGCGTATCGAGAGCGTCGAGAACGAAACCGAACGCGACAAGATGGCTGCCAGCATCGAGGACATTACCCGCACGCTCGACGACATCCTCTCGCTCGCCCGGATCGGACGCGGCAACGGGCCGCCCGAGGCGACCGACCTTGCCGCGCTGACTGCCTCGGTGGTCGAGGAATTCGAGGACATGGGCAAACCGGTGACGCTCGGTGAGCACACGCGCATCGTGCGCCATATCCACGTTACCTGGCTGCGCCGCGCGCTGCGCAACCTGATTGCCAATGCCGTGCGCTACGCCGGCGATGCAGAGGTCTCGGTGATCGCCGAGGGAGATGCGGCGGTCCTGCGAGTCGACGACAAGGGTCCGGGCATTCCCGACGGGCAGATCGAGCGTCTGCTCGAACCCTTCCAGCGCGGCGAGGCATCGCGCAACCGCGAGACCGGCGGTGCCGGACTCGGCCTGACGCTGGCACGCGCTATTGCCGAACAGCATGGCGGCACGCTAATTCTCGCCAATCGCGAAAGCGGCGGCCTCAGGGCGGAGATCAGGCTCCCCGCCTAATTGCTCAGCGCATCAGGCCGCCGAGGATATTGCGCACGAAGGCGGTCGCGCCGGTTCGCAGCGGGTCGGCGCTCGATTTCTTGCCGAGAGCGGTGGCGACGGCGATCGAGGCGATCGAACCGGCCGCTGCACGCATCGCGCCCTTGCCGGCTTTCTCCCACATCGAAGTGCTCTTGCGCGAACGCTTGGCGACTTCCTCGCGGCCCTTCTCTTCCACCTCCTGCGCGGTTTCGGCGGCATCGGCGGCCTTCGCGGCGAGCACTTCTTCCGCGCTCTCGCGGTCGACCGCGGTATCGTATTTGCCGTCGAGCGGGCTCACCGACTGGATGATCGCGCGCTCCTTGGCATTAAGCGGGCCGAGGCGGCTGCGCGGCGGCTTGATCAGCGTGCGCTGCACGATGGTCGGCGCGCCGTCCTCGTCGAGCGTCGAGACCAGCGCTTCGCCGACTTTCAGCTCGGTGATCGCTTCCTCGACATCGAGGTCGGGGTTGATGCGGAAGGTTTCCGCCGCCGCTTTGATCGCGCGCTGGTCGCGCGGGGTGAAGGCGCGCAGGGCATGCTGTACGCGGTTTCCGAGCTGGCCCGCGACTTCCTCGGGAATGTCGATCGGATTCTGCGTCACGAAGAACACGCCGACGCCCTTCGAACGGATCAGGCGCACGACCTGTTCGATCTTGTCCTGCAACGCGTCGGGCGCATCGTCGAAGAGCAGGTGCGCCTCGTCGAAGAAGAAGACCAGCTTGGGCTTCTCCGGGTCGCCGACTTCGGGCAGGCTCTCGAACAGTTCGGCGAGCAGCCACAGCAGGAAGGTCGCGTAGAGCTTCGGGCTGCGCATGAGCTTGTCGGCGGCGAGCACGTTGATGTAGCCCCGCCCCTGGTCATCGACTTTCAGGAAATCGTCGATTTCGAGCGCGGGTTCGCCGAAGAAATTGTCCGCCCCCTGCGCTTCGAAGCTCAGCAGCTGGCGCTGGATCGCACCGACGCTCTGGCGGCTGACATTGCCGTAAAGCCCCGACAGTTCGCT is a window of Erythrobacter sp. HKB08 DNA encoding:
- a CDS encoding aminopeptidase P family protein, yielding MLMQTHEARLAALREELKKRDLDGFVVPISDEHMSEYIGSYAQRLAWLTGFGGSAGAAIVLRDHAAMFVDGRYTIQVRDQVDGKLYDYCQIPQESMGKWLLANAPEGAKIGYDAWLHTRGWVEATSNAVAKKGITLVATEGNPVDSVWQDRPEPSKAQAVVHRDEYAGRSSAEKRSEVADWLKSEGYDAAVISALDSIAWLLNIRGNDVDRTPVALSYVIAHADGTAELFIASEKVTPELEKHLGNAVTIRERTEFEPALAQMKDKTVSIDPDFGVEAIFQALETAGAKPVSERDPVIVPKAVKNEAEQQGHRDAQARDGAALAKFLYWLATEAPKGGETELSAVAALRAFREETGLLKDQSFDTISAAGPHAAIPHYRVDEESNLPIAPGSIFLCDSGGQYLDGTTDITRTVWIGTEDGSAEPTPEHKDRFTRVLKGHIALAMARFPDGTSGGQLDALARQFLWQAGVDYAHGTGHGVGSYLGVHEGPQRIAKATGPQPGTGEPLRAGMILSNEPGYYKGGDYGIRIENLVLTVAQDIPGAEGDYLGFDTLTFVPIDRTLVDTDLLTAEEIGWWNRYHAKTLEILAPQLSGDVLAFVEDACRPL
- a CDS encoding S9 family peptidase translates to MTQISLTAIALATSIAAIPAGSVTVAAQEDTASLSEQQPSAPPVAEKRDHSYSYHGITIEDPYFWLKDQSYPTVDDEDVLDYVKAENAWFEARMAPRKQLVETIFEELKGRIKEDDSTVPQKDGDWVYWSEFEEGKEYRKHYRRPVAGGDPVLILDENELAEGQEYFRLGAFSVSKNGRYLAYSTDTSGAERYIARIKDLQTGELLDDAIPDTRTGLVWAAGDSVIVYGKANANWRVDNVRVHSVGTDADEDVEIYHEEDAGFSVGTGLSAQEDWLIIGAGDNETSEVRLVRADDPLGEQILVRPRKKGVEYSLDIRDGTVFVHTNDEHVNFRLATAPLETPGEWSTLIAGSDEFYLTDFELFKDFYVTEGRLAGLDQVQIRSYDDASKVTPIAFPEASYSTGLSNNPEYDVGKLRLTYESMVTPDSVYDYHVADARLELLKQQEIPSGYDPSLYATERLTIEARDGTMVPVSVVYRKDRPDGPGPLHLYAYGAYGYAVPPGFSSSRLSLLDRGMAYGIAHIRGGDDLGRRWYLQGKLNERTNTFNDFVDVAKGLVDKGYTEKGKLSASGGSAGGELMGVIVNTDPDLWGAVVADVPFVDVLNTMLDTTLPLTPGEWPEWGNPIESKQAFAYILSYSPYDQTVAQDYPPMLVTAGLNDPRVTYWEPAKWVAKLRDVKTDDNELLLKTNMGAGHGGKSGRYSSLYETAEEYAFILWQLGLTEEDN
- a CDS encoding response regulator; protein product: MVDDHAPVTLLLVDDEATLREPLAEYLARQGFVVHEAESAARARSSLVELTPDLVLLDIMMPGEDGLSLCRHLVETRELPVILLTAKGEATDRIIGLEIGADDYVTKPFEPRELVARIRSVLRRAGRAVAAPEEDAQYEFEGWRLDPMKRKLTDPEGVLVSISTAEFRMLRAFLDNPKQVLDRDRLLDMVQGREAQLFDRAVDNQVSRLRRKIEADSKNPQFILTVRGGGYRFGASVKRVAAGEN
- a CDS encoding thioesterase family protein; translation: MSGKFAKTFTAGAEHIDVMGHVNNAVWVQWIQDMATAHWDAVARPEDARDFVWLVVRHEIDYRGNISQGESVTGETWIEGDAHGAKSTRRVDFRNDAGKVIVSALTTWAMLHRETGRLARVRPEIIAPFRVEQGN
- a CDS encoding helicase HerA-like domain-containing protein; translation: MGQIFLGLASNGENQHLDLSRANRHGLIAGATGTGKTVTLQGLAESFSAEGVPVFVADVKGDLSGIAMPGSPTFKHADKLEGRAKELGMDDYAYSDNPAIFWDLYGEQGHPIRTTISEMGPLLLSRLLDLNETQEGVLQIVFRYADENNLLLLDFGDLQSMLAYAYENASELSGLYGNVSRQSVGAIQRQLLSFEAQGADNFFGEPALEIDDFLKVDDQGRGYINVLAADKLMRSPKLYATFLLWLLAELFESLPEVGDPEKPKLVFFFDEAHLLFDDAPDALQDKIEQVVRLIRSKGVGVFFVTQNPIDIPEEVAGQLGNRVQHALRAFTPRDQRAIKAAAETFRINPDLDVEEAITELKVGEALVSTLDEDGAPTIVQRTLIKPPRSRLGPLNAKERAIIQSVSPLDGKYDTAVDRESAEEVLAAKAADAAETAQEVEEKGREEVAKRSRKSTSMWEKAGKGAMRAAAGSIASIAVATALGKKSSADPLRTGATAFVRNILGGLMR
- a CDS encoding HAMP domain-containing sensor histidine kinase; the encoded protein is MRLWPKSLLGQTLLAVAAALLVAQAVTSVLLYRVAENRREEGVLTAATFTLWGAPAFRRDRGEELLARGERRMRAPDGMRRGNRRGERPLRGEVTQAYPLLDDEKSSTEWAGELETRLRGLGLEPIEVLATVRHARDDRTLQQRLQRWPATAQRMDLQRGRIFVAAVRWEEGGAWHVARVPYARNDRRVLFVTAAQTFVMFLLLMVVLYFLLRRITRPLAELTGRTERFTASQVAEQPLALRGPEDVQRLITAHNAMETRIASLLDEKDVMLGAIGHDLKTPLAALRVRIESVENETERDKMAASIEDITRTLDDILSLARIGRGNGPPEATDLAALTASVVEEFEDMGKPVTLGEHTRIVRHIHVTWLRRALRNLIANAVRYAGDAEVSVIAEGDAAVLRVDDKGPGIPDGQIERLLEPFQRGEASRNRETGGAGLGLTLARAIAEQHGGTLILANRESGGLRAEIRLPA
- a CDS encoding VOC family protein, which encodes MIGYVTLGTNDLPRAAKFYDAVAKEMGVGRMMDFDTFIAWGEWDGGAGIAATKPFDGKEASVGNGTMVAIQAKDADHVKRIYDTAMANGGSDEGAPGPRGEADERGNVFYAGYFRDPDGNKLNAFCMVPAGG
- a CDS encoding cupin domain-containing protein; translation: MAEPRRLADNWLHLGLGASAEVLEPFDGMEWYERYGAAHAADGKEGRLVSQHSFTEGWPTWEMHPHGHEVVICTDGEMLLTQEFPDGRREQVTLTAGEYAINPPGVWHIADIENSATAIFITAGEGTEHRPR
- a CDS encoding NADH:flavin oxidoreductase/NADH oxidase family protein, with product MANSPLFTPLDLPNGSTLSNRLCKAAMEENLAEQPGQYPGERLFTLYDRWAKGGVGMLLSGNVMVDPSALTGPGGVVLEKGTDLEPFRKWAEIGKAGGAQFWLQISHPGRQMYKSLGETAVSPSGVALDLGKFSDLFAPVRALTVREIETIITRFADTAEAAQDAGFDGIQIHGAHGYLVSQFLSPLTNRREDEWGGSLENRARFLLQIVEKVRQRVKLSFGVGLKLNSADFQRGGFAFEDARQVVEWLNGHGLDFVELSGGSYESPAMQGNPQEGSTGEREAYFIDFARDIAKVADMPIMVTGGITKLSTAEAALEHDEQGFGVELLGIARAMASDPDLPNHWREQSNAEAELPQVGWKNASLKGLATMALTKAQIERMAAGKQPGMGGWPVKALLADQMRANKRAKRYREWRQQCGAS